The segment GCGACAAGCGGCTGAGGATCTCGTGTTGCTGGTCAGCGAGCGTTGCGAGGCGCTGGCGATCGTGTTGATCGGTGAGCAAACCGACATGGCCACGGTGCTGCACGCGGGGCCGGTGAGGCCCACCGCATCCCCGTCGCTGTTTTCGGTTCAGGCAGACAAAGCCGAGCTGCCTGAGGCTGAGCTGGGCAAAGCTGAATCGGCCAAGGCACAGCGGGGAGGAAAGCTGACAGTCGGGAAGCAGCCGGCGGAATCCCGATTCTCAAATTCACGCTTGGCCCGGGGGCTCGGCCGGACACTTGGTCAAATCTGTGCAGATCGAGGCATCGAATTCCTGCAATGGGCGACGTCTTGGCCGGAAGAATCATCCGCCGGCGACTCGCTTGACAAGGGCTGGCCCGGGGTGTGGCCGGAGGAGATGGGATTCACCAAAGCCGGCGATCTCGAATACTTGGCAATGGATTTTGATACGTCCTGTGATGCGATGACTCCTCCTGAAGGCGTGCCGCGAAAACAACTGGAGGTGCGACAGGTCAACGTGGAGGATTCGATGGAGATGGCGGAGCTGTCCGACTTGGTCCAAGCGACCTATCGCGGTTCGATGGATTGTCCCGCGTTGGAGCAGTTTCGAACCGCTGCCCAAATCATTGATGGCTATCAATCCGTTCCAACCTATGCACCCGATTTGTGGATGACGTTTCACGAGACTTCCGCAAACCGAACTTCTGCAAACCGAGACAAAGACTCGTTCCCGATCGGATGTTTGTTGATGGCACGGCATTTAGGTGACACGCCATCGGATCCATCGGTGTTGGAATTGGTTTACATGGGTGTGGTGCCGGAGGCGCGTGGACGGGGTTTTTCAGCGGATCTATTGGCGGTTGCACAGCAGTGTTGTCGCCGAGAATCCGCCTCGCGGTTGATCTTGGCCGTGGACAAAAACAACGGGCCCGCCCGCGATGCCTATTTCCGTTTGCCCATGAAGTTGGTGTTGCGTGAAACGGTCTGGGTGAGAAATACAACCCGCTGAAGAACTGAAACACTTGTGCATCGGTCTTGAGCCACCTCGGCGAAATGAAGTATCGACGTTCAACAGAATGTTGCCTTCCTCCGTCCCCCGTGCGCTCCGTCCGAACGAGTGATCCAAGATGACTGAATCCAACCCAACCAGTTCCGCCGCGAGTCTCGAACTTACCTCGACCCCCGAGCCCACCGGCAAACCAACTTTCGCGGATGCCACGTCGGACTTGGTCAATCAAATGACCGAAGGCAACTTCGATGGCGTCACTCAATACGCCACCACACATTTGGCACCCGCGCTGATGTCAGCGGGTGTCGGGTTGTTTGTCATTTTTATCGGATACTTGGTTGCCAAGTACTTGATGCGGGTGATCAGTCGTCCGGTTTGTCGACGCGTCGATGAGACTCTCGGCAAGTTCGTTGGCAAGATGGTGTTCTATTCCATCATGTCAGCAGTCGTCGGTGCGGTGCTTACCAAATTGGGTGCACCGCTTGGCGGATTGGCAGCGATGTTGGCCGCGGCCGGCTTTGCCGTTGGTTTGGCATTCCAAGGAACGCTCAGCAACTTTGCTTCAGGCGTGTTGATGTTGGTGTTTCGGCCGTTCAAAGTCGGCGATGTGGTCACTGCGGCGGGCGTGACCGGAAAAGTGGATGAGATCGACTTGTTCACCACCACGTTGGACACTCCTGATAACCGACGCATCATCGTGCCGAACAGCTCCATCGCGGGCGGAACGATCGAAAACATCAGTCACCACAAACACCGTCGCGTTGAGGTTTTGGTCGGAGTGGACTACTCCGCGGATCTACAAGCCACCCGCGAAGCATTGCAAACCGCACTGAATCAATTGGCAGCCAACATCATTCCCGGCGACAATCGCGGCAGTGCCGTTGTTTTGGCCGGTTTGGGTGACAGCGCCGTGAATTGGAAAGTCCGTATGTGGGTGGCTGGTTCGCAATTTTGGCCCATGACCGAAGCCCTCACCGCCGAAGTGAAAAACCAGTTGGATGCCGCAAATATTGGAATTCCATTCCCTCAAATGGACATTCACGTTCATCAATTTGCGGACGCGGTGGCACAAACGGAACGTGCCAATCGAACACGTCCCACCCGACGTGCCTCGGAACGAATGGCAGGCTGATCGCCGGCTGTTGAAAAGGGCATTTGACTGGGCTGCTTGATCCGCAGCCTGGTAGCCCGAGCCCATCGAACTGAAGTATGCTGAGGCCACCGGAAACTGACGGTGGCTTTTTCTTTGGGTCTCTCTTCAACACACCATCCATCGGTACGACCATGTGGCATACCAGCCAAGGCGATCGCACGCTCGAAGGTGCCGAAGCGGAATTGATGCAGCGATTGGTGGAATCGTTGCTGGAAGATCTTCTGTTGCAGTTTGATGAAGATTGGCAACCCACCGAGGATTGGTCATGCGACACCGGCGTTGAGCTGTTTGACAATTTGCACAGCGAACAACAGATTGCGTTGCTGCACGACGTCGCTCAACACTTGCTCGAGCCAACGCCCGAAGGCATGCCGCTCAGCGCCATTGCGGAAGCGACCGTGGCCGCGTTGTTTGCTGAACTGCATCATCATGTTGAGATCGAATTGGACCTGGCGATGGATGCGGACAACGTCCATTGGAGACGTTTGATTCGCAACGCGGCGCTCCAGTGCTTGCAGCGAGACGATTTACTCGGTCTGGATTCCTCCGTCGACGATGTGATTCGTGCGGAGGATGTCAGTTCCACCGACTTCCGTGTTCCGGAAGTTCAGTCCATCGACTGCATCGCGTGGGGAGACGTGATCGAAACGTTGGCGGATCAAATTCTGTGGGACCGCGACTTTGAAATGGCGTCCTTGTTTTTGGACGAAGACCCACGCCGATCCGCGACTCGCCGTGAAGTGATGGGGATCGATGCGAATTATTTCGTGCAGATCGCTCCCGACCCGCGACCTCATGAGATGTCATCGTTGGTGTCCGAAACTCAAGCTTTAATTCGACGTCGACCAAGATGAAACCACTCGCATTGACGAAGCAAATGGCCGCCTGTTGGGGATTGGCCGCGATGCACCGGATGGATCAACGGTGACCGTGACTCAACACAGCATTCTGTTGACCAACGATGATGGTATTGATGCACCTGGTTTGAGAGCCATGCACGCATCGCTGCTGCACTGGATTCAGTCGCTCGGACGTGAACAACAATTTCGACTGGTTGTCGTCGCGCCTGACCGGGGCCGGAGCGAATGTGGGCACAGTGTGACGACGGGCCGCGATCTTCGGGTGACGCAGCGGGAACCGGATTGGTACGCCGTGGACGGTACGCCCGTTGACTGTGTGCGTTCTGCGATGACCGTGTTGTGTCCCGACGCGAAGCTGGTGTTTTCTGGAATCAATGCCGGAGCCAACGTCGGAGTCGACTTGTTGGTCAGCGGAACATTCGCGGCGGCGAGGGAGGCATCGTTGCACGGGCTGCCCAGCATGGCCGTGTCTCATTACCGGCGTCCGGAAGTTCCCAAGACTTGGGATCACACGGCGAGGTGGCTCGCACCCGTGTTGGACTTATTTGCCGACGAAGTGATCGAGGGCGGCAAACGTCAGCTCACAAATGATGCTTGGAATGCGACCGGAGTCGATGCGAACGGACCGGGGCCTTTGTGGAACGTGAACCTACCCGCGGTGGATCCGGCGACGGAGATGCCGACGGTGGCGCAGTGTGAAGTGGAGCGTTTGCCAATGCTCCGCGCAGGCGTGTTCCGCGACAGGGAAGGAGGCGATTCAGAGTCTCAAACTGCGACGGAAGATTCCGAAGGAAATTCGCGAATCGAGAACGTGCCGCTGCAAATCCAGTCTGACTTTCACGGGCGGCCGCGAAATCAGGGGACGGACGTAGAGCGTTGCTTCTCCGGACACCTGACGATCAGTCGTCTGAATCCGTATCCAACTTGAATGTCTCGTCCGAGATGCTGGCATGTGACGTCAGCCAACCGGGGCAGAGCAAACGCTCGTGCCACCAAATTATCGCACCGGAATGCTGACCGGCTGCCAATCCAACTGTGGCGAGGAGGCTCACAGAAGCTTCGCCGGTATGGGACCAGACATCTCCAACAGGTGAACAGGTTTCCCAGATCAGTTTTGCCGAGATCCGTCTTTTCCGGCCGAGAGCCAAATGTGACTTGGTCGAACGGGCAGGTTCTCAGATAGAAAACGTGGTTTCACCGATGAGTCCGCGACAAATGCCGCATCAAGATCGGTGACGGGAATCACACACGTTCGGGTGTTCTGTTCAGGTGTCTTCGACGCCCCGGTGCGAGATTCGCGAAATCAGCGTTCTGCTTGACCAGCAACGGCAATGTCATGATCCAACATCGCGGAATTCGGTGCACCCGCTTTGTGCTTGCTGGCTGGTCCGACCGTGTCCCGTTGATCCAACTCGCCACGAACGATCGAAACTTCACGAGGAGCTTCAATTCCGATCGCAACTCGGTTGCCGGCGATGCGATTGACGGTGATCACCACGTTGTCACCGATGACCAACTTTTCGCCTTCTTTTCGACTGAGAACCAACATTTCTGAATCCTTTCCCTGGGGGGTGCTTTTGCGTTCTGAAAATCGTTTCAAGTGTTGGTTGAACCGAATCCGTCTCGTTTCACTAACCGCTACAAACAGCGGCCGATGGAAACAGAGGGGAATTCAATTTCACTTTGCAACAATCTGCAATTCGAAGGACTGCTCCTTCGATAGCGAACTTTAGTGAGCAACAAATGCGCCGTAAGGTTCGCCTAAACCTCCTTCTCCTAACTTTTCTTTTGAGTGTGCTCAAAAATTGCATTCTAGCGAGCAATGCACTGTTCTTGCAAATCAAAACGATCTCAAGTCAGGATCAAGCGGATGGCAGATTTTTCCAATGTCATCACTTGAACTTCATTTCAAAACGAGAGGCCGTCTCACCCTGAGACGACGCTGTCTCTCGTCCACACCTGTAGTATCAGCACGGGGCGTGACACGTTTGGTCACGCTCGCAAGTGCGAGAGCACTTTTTCGGTATTGGGTGCGGAAATCACGCCTTTTTCGGTCACCAGAGCGGTTACCAATTCGGCGGGCGTGACGTCGAAAGCCGGGTTCACGACCGGGACGCCTTCAGGAGTTTGACGTGGAGCGTTCGTCCCGCAGGGGTAGGACACCTCGTCCGCACTGCGCTGTTCGATCGGGATTCCGTCGCCAGAATCCAGTTCCGCGTCGAAGGTGTTGGTGGGGGCGGCCACGTAAAACGGAATCTTGTGATAACGAGCCAAAACGGCCAAGGGATACGTTCCAATTTTGTTCGCCACGTCGCCATTGGCCGCAATTCGATCAGCGCCAACGATCACCGCGTCCACTTTTCCCTCACGCATCAGGCTGCCGGCCATGGAATCCGTGCAAACGGTGACGGGGATGCCAGCTTGATGCAGCTCCCATGCAGTCAGGCGGGCACCCTGCAGCAGCGGCCGGGTTTCGTCCGCGAAAACTTCGAGTGTTTGTCCGGCTTCGTGAAGGTGATACATCGGCGCCAGTGCCGTGCCCCACATGGAAGTTGCCAAGGATCCTGCGTTGCAGTGAGTCATCACCCGGCGGCAGCTCGCCAGCAATGGAGCCCCGTTGGCTCCGATGGACCGGCACATTTGTCGATCTTCGTCGTGGACCCGAATGGCTTCTGTGACGAGTTGGTCACGGAGATCTGTGACGGAACCGACCGATTGGTCCACCAACGCTCGCATCCGGTCCAACGCCCAAAACAGATTGACCGCGGTTGGACGGCTGGTGGCGAGGTGATCAATGGATTGGCGGTACCTATTCTTGGCTTCCGTCAAATCCGCGGATGGTGACAGGTCCACCGGTGTCAGTGTCACCCCGTAGGCCGCGGCGATGCCGATCGCGGGAGCACCGCGAACGACCAATCGCCGAATGGCATCGTGCGTTTGGTCGATGTCCGTGCAGACCAACCGCGTGAGGGTTCCTGGCAACTTGGTTTGATCCAGCAGATCGAGTTCTGCGGGCCGCCCGTCGCGGGCGGCGTGATATCGAATCGTTTCGGCGTCGTTCACATCAGGGACCGTTGCAGGAGGTGGTGCGGATCAGACGTCGGCCGCGTCCGGAACCACGAACCCATCCCGGTACT is part of the Rhodopirellula halodulae genome and harbors:
- a CDS encoding mechanosensitive ion channel family protein, which encodes MTESNPTSSAASLELTSTPEPTGKPTFADATSDLVNQMTEGNFDGVTQYATTHLAPALMSAGVGLFVIFIGYLVAKYLMRVISRPVCRRVDETLGKFVGKMVFYSIMSAVVGAVLTKLGAPLGGLAAMLAAAGFAVGLAFQGTLSNFASGVLMLVFRPFKVGDVVTAAGVTGKVDEIDLFTTTLDTPDNRRIIVPNSSIAGGTIENISHHKHRRVEVLVGVDYSADLQATREALQTALNQLAANIIPGDNRGSAVVLAGLGDSAVNWKVRMWVAGSQFWPMTEALTAEVKNQLDAANIGIPFPQMDIHVHQFADAVAQTERANRTRPTRRASERMAG
- a CDS encoding GNAT family N-acetyltransferase; its protein translation is MMGNANQFGLQNNPPADADRAIRDKSESLPLFRPLELAELPAVLPSALEFVPPSRAVLVTDQIRSAISRQAAEDLVLLVSERCEALAIVLIGEQTDMATVLHAGPVRPTASPSLFSVQADKAELPEAELGKAESAKAQRGGKLTVGKQPAESRFSNSRLARGLGRTLGQICADRGIEFLQWATSWPEESSAGDSLDKGWPGVWPEEMGFTKAGDLEYLAMDFDTSCDAMTPPEGVPRKQLEVRQVNVEDSMEMAELSDLVQATYRGSMDCPALEQFRTAAQIIDGYQSVPTYAPDLWMTFHETSANRTSANRDKDSFPIGCLLMARHLGDTPSDPSVLELVYMGVVPEARGRGFSADLLAVAQQCCRRESASRLILAVDKNNGPARDAYFRLPMKLVLRETVWVRNTTR
- the surE gene encoding 5'/3'-nucleotidase SurE produces the protein MTQHSILLTNDDGIDAPGLRAMHASLLHWIQSLGREQQFRLVVVAPDRGRSECGHSVTTGRDLRVTQREPDWYAVDGTPVDCVRSAMTVLCPDAKLVFSGINAGANVGVDLLVSGTFAAAREASLHGLPSMAVSHYRRPEVPKTWDHTARWLAPVLDLFADEVIEGGKRQLTNDAWNATGVDANGPGPLWNVNLPAVDPATEMPTVAQCEVERLPMLRAGVFRDREGGDSESQTATEDSEGNSRIENVPLQIQSDFHGRPRNQGTDVERCFSGHLTISRLNPYPT
- a CDS encoding carbon storage regulator, with translation MLVLSRKEGEKLVIGDNVVITVNRIAGNRVAIGIEAPREVSIVRGELDQRDTVGPASKHKAGAPNSAMLDHDIAVAGQAER
- the mtnA gene encoding S-methyl-5-thioribose-1-phosphate isomerase, with product MNDAETIRYHAARDGRPAELDLLDQTKLPGTLTRLVCTDIDQTHDAIRRLVVRGAPAIGIAAAYGVTLTPVDLSPSADLTEAKNRYRQSIDHLATSRPTAVNLFWALDRMRALVDQSVGSVTDLRDQLVTEAIRVHDEDRQMCRSIGANGAPLLASCRRVMTHCNAGSLATSMWGTALAPMYHLHEAGQTLEVFADETRPLLQGARLTAWELHQAGIPVTVCTDSMAGSLMREGKVDAVIVGADRIAANGDVANKIGTYPLAVLARYHKIPFYVAAPTNTFDAELDSGDGIPIEQRSADEVSYPCGTNAPRQTPEGVPVVNPAFDVTPAELVTALVTEKGVISAPNTEKVLSHLRA